In Salarias fasciatus chromosome 20, fSalaFa1.1, whole genome shotgun sequence, a single window of DNA contains:
- the ccn5 gene encoding CCN family member 5, whose protein sequence is MDGLLSGCVIALAVLLNVAPQVLCQPCDRPCHCPAPPPQCSAGVPLVLDGCRCCQVCARQRGESCTEMLPCDAQKGLQCDYSASFPGDPGECVSQEDLGCEVNGITYQEGQSFQPSCDTYCRCRGGGVSCVPACPLNIRFPSPDCPKPQLVRLPGKCCREWVCENLDNTVIKDAITAMRPDRLWPTLPRGHPLRPPVPPAAPCTEQSTQWSACSQSCGAGVSTRVSNQNPACKLQMETRLCKVRPCHAVQPTPRKPLRGQQGQCQASYTSPGPIRLVHQGCYSTRAYRLVYCGQCTDSRCCTPYQTTTAEVTFRCHTGRLLQRPVMMIHSCVCHNNCPYAPFTNPALWGFRP, encoded by the exons ATGGACGGACTGCTGAGTGGCTGTGTGATCGCCTTGGCCGTACTGCTGAACGTGGCTCCACAG GTGCTGTGCCAGCCGTGTGACAGGCCATGCCACTGCCCCGCTCCGCCCCCCCAGTGCTCCGCAGGCGTCCCCCTGGTGCTGGACGGCTGCCGCTGTTGCCAGGTGTGCGCTCGGCAGCGGGGCGAGTCGTGCACGGAGATGCTTCCCTGTGATGCCCAGAAAGGACTGCAGTGCGACTACAGCGCCAGCTTCCCTGGAGACCCCGGGGAGTGTGTCA GTCAGGAGGATCTGGGCTGCGAGGTCAACGGCATCACCTACCAGGAGGGCCAGTCCTTTCAGCCCTCCTGCGACACGTACTGCCGCTGCAGAGGTGGAGGGGTGAGCTGCGTGCCCGCCTGTCCCCTCAACATCCGTTTTCCCTCTCCCGACTGTCCCAAGCCACAGCTGGTCCGGCTGCCGGGGAAGTGCTGCCGGGAGTGGGTGTGCGAAAACCTTGACAATACCGTCATCAAGGATGCCATTACAG CCATGAGACCAGACCGGCTGTGGCCGACCCTGCCGAGGGGTCACCCTCTGAGGCCGCCGGTCCCACCCGCCGCCCCCTGCACGGAGCAGAGCACCCAGTGGAGCGCCTGCTCCCAGAGCTGCGGCGCCGGGGTCTCCACCAGGGTCTCCAACCAGAACCCGGCCTGCAAGCTGCAGATGGAGACTCGACTTTGCAAAGTGCGGCCCTGCCACGCTGTTCAGCCCACGCCCAGGAAGCCCCTG AGGGGACAGCAGGGCCAGTGCCAGGCCAGTTACACGTCACCCGGGCCCATCCGACTGGTGCACCAGGGCTGCTACAGCACTCGGGCCTACCGCCTGGTGTACTGCGGACAGTGCACCGACTCCCGGTGCTGCACGCCCTATCAGACCACCACCGCTGAGGTGACCTTCCGCTGCCACACCGGCAGACTGCTGCAGCGGCCGGTGATGATGATCCACTCGTGTGTCTGTCACAACAACTGCCCCTACGCACCGTTCACCAACCCCGCCCTGTGGGGGTTCAGACCCTGA